Proteins encoded together in one Temnothorax longispinosus isolate EJ_2023e chromosome 5, Tlon_JGU_v1, whole genome shotgun sequence window:
- the LOC139813090 gene encoding GTPase-activating protein and VPS9 domain-containing protein 1-like isoform X1 encodes MDNDPIWQSASANQLDLARVVVERTVMARVYHNALYLNEDGDVYRDQLFHCHINKLAKVVTSNHRDLRISKVYHYECPWSWAQAELAVISAYKTPRDKLQCAFCCATTIMNLFSMASERGIPAADDLTPVLVYRLIRRRCIDCSIYRQLLRESIGGRRTILVDAVLRRDRVKTMD; translated from the exons ATGGACAACGATCCGATTTGGCAAT CGGCAAGCGCCAACCAATTAGATTTGGCGAGAGTCGTGGTGGAAAGAACCGTCATGGCACGGGTATACCACAATGCGCTCTATCTAAATGAAGATGGAGATGTATATAGGGACCAGCTTTTTCACTGTCATATCAATAAGTTGGCAAAGGTCGTAACTTCAAATCACAGGGACCTACgcatttcaaaagtttatcaTTACGAATGCCCCTGGTCATGGGCGCAGGCTGAATTGGCTGTGATATCGGCGTATAAGACTCCTAGGGATAAGTTGCAGTGTGCATTTTGTTGCGCGACTACCATCATGAATCTCTTCTCCATGGCATCGGAAAGAGGCATACCTGCTGCCGACGATCTGACTCCCGTGCTGGTCTACAG ACTAATCCGCCGTCGTTGTATCGACTGTTCAATATATAGACAGCTTTTACGGGAATCGATTGGAGGGAGAAGAACAATATTGGTGGACGCAGTTCTGCGCCGCGATCGAGTTAAAACAATGGATTAA
- the LOC139813090 gene encoding GTPase-activating protein and VPS9 domain-containing protein 1-like isoform X2: MDNDPIWQSASANQLDLARVVVERTVMARVYHNALYLNEDGDVYRDQLFHCHINKLAKVVTSNHRDLRISKVYHYECPWSWAQAELAVISAYKTPRDKLQCAFCCATTIMNLFSMASERGIPAADDLTPVLVYRYVIIKTNPPSLYRLFNI, encoded by the exons ATGGACAACGATCCGATTTGGCAAT CGGCAAGCGCCAACCAATTAGATTTGGCGAGAGTCGTGGTGGAAAGAACCGTCATGGCACGGGTATACCACAATGCGCTCTATCTAAATGAAGATGGAGATGTATATAGGGACCAGCTTTTTCACTGTCATATCAATAAGTTGGCAAAGGTCGTAACTTCAAATCACAGGGACCTACgcatttcaaaagtttatcaTTACGAATGCCCCTGGTCATGGGCGCAGGCTGAATTGGCTGTGATATCGGCGTATAAGACTCCTAGGGATAAGTTGCAGTGTGCATTTTGTTGCGCGACTACCATCATGAATCTCTTCTCCATGGCATCGGAAAGAGGCATACCTGCTGCCGACGATCTGACTCCCGTGCTGGTCTACAGGTATGTCATAATCAAG ACTAATCCGCCGTCGTTGTATCGACTGTTCAATATATAG